A genome region from Lucilia cuprina isolate Lc7/37 chromosome 3, ASM2204524v1, whole genome shotgun sequence includes the following:
- the LOC111677734 gene encoding uncharacterized protein LOC111677734, protein MKYSLIFLLCGLCLVAVSANIEVASSSEEDFDLDYEYVANDIAEDVSTEIDPQFIPWLGIYFIIHKALTGIKGVKCTVKEVVSIKTAAQQFLDEIELCGDDVNAKAQQLIETCKNIVVTANNIINVNINACGATPPSTTTFDVEDEDVMEPAVQKTKISCFFKLLGKTLKLKNQIRRAIRLIRQIPKVPGTANECVNTAAQNLGNVFNQFPSKVKYCSKLFH, encoded by the exons ATGAAGTATTCCTTAATTTTCTTATTGTGTGGTCTCTGTTTGGTGGCCGTAAGT GCCAACATTGAAGTAGCCTCTTCGAGCGAGGAAGATTTTGATCTTGACTACGAATATGTTGCCAATGATATTGCCGAAGATGTATCAACTGAAATTGATCCTCAATTTATTCCTTGGTTAGGCATTTACTTTATCATACACAAAGCTTTGACCGGTATTAAGGGTGTTAAATGTACCGTTAAGGAAGTTGTTAGCATTAAAACTGCTGCCCAACAATTCCTCGATGAAATTGAATTGTGTGGCGATGATGTTAATGCCAAAGCTCAACAATTAATTGAAACTTGCAAAAATATCGTTGTTACTGCCAATAATATCATCAATGTTAATATTAACGCTTGTGGTGCTACCCCACCTTCTACCACCACTTTTGATGTTGAAGACGAAGATGTTATGGAGCCCGCTGTTCAGAAAACCAAAATTAGctgtttctttaaattgttgggtaaaactttgaaattaaaGAATCAAATTAGACGTGCTATTCGTTTGATTAGACAGATTCCTAAGGTTCCTGGTACCGCTAACGAATGTGTCAATACTGCCGCCCAAAACTTAGGAAATGTTTTCAATCAATTCCCCTCTAAGGTGAAATATTGTTCTaagttatttcattaa
- the LOC111677746 gene encoding uncharacterized protein LOC111677746 has product MQFFYKILFVASICFVATSANIIQSSPLDNFDYQFVPNDIAEGIVEIEPYLVSWSTLNIVIRKALSIILGVKCTVREVLEIKAAALKFIDDIERCGNNASESVQPLLDACKNIIVICNDILHVNENICGNSMNPEETDNSKTPKKCFKKLYKRTVELKDQVKEAITLIRNITNTGKCVTEAVRELESVFIKFPIKIEFCSKLIH; this is encoded by the exons ATGCAATTCTTCTACAAAATTCTTTTTGTGGCAAGCATTTGTTTTGTGGCAACAAgt GCCAACATTATTCAATCATCTCCTTTGGACAATTTCGATTACCAGTTTGTACCCAATGACATCGCTGAGGGAATTGTTGAAATTGAACCCTATCTTGTCTCTTGGTCTACTCTTAACATTGTCATACGTAAAGCATTATCCATTATTTTGGGTGTCAAATGTACCGTTCGAGAAGTTTTGGAAATTAAAGCAGCCGCTTTGAAATTTATCGATGATATTGAGCGATGTGGAAATAACGCTTCGGAAAGTGTTCAACCTTTATTAGATGCTTGCAAAAATATCATTGTAATATGTAATGATATTCTTCATGTTAATGAAAATATCTGTGGTAATTCAATGAATCCCGAAGAAACGGATAATTCTAAAACtcctaaaaaatgttttaagaaattatataaGAGAACTGTGGAACTAAAAGATCAAGTTAAGGAAGCTATTACATTGATTAGAAACATTACAAATACTGGTAAATGTGTAACTGAAGCTGTTAGGGAGTTGGAAAGTGTCTTTATTAAATTTCCCATTAAAATTGAATTCTGTTCGAAATTGattcattaa